The Synechococcus sp. HK05 DNA segment CAGCAGGCTGCCCGCGCAGCACTGCAGGCGCTCAAGCCTGCTCGAGGATCTTGAGCGGCATGGTCACCAGCTTGTCCCAGTTGCCGCCTTCAAACAGCACGGCGGCATTGCGGCCACTGATGCGCTGCACGAAGCCCTGGTAGCCGTTGTAAATCGACGTGGCATCGCGCACCACCACGGTGGAGCCCGGCAGGATCGGCAGGGAATCAGCCATGGGTGCGGCACGGGTGCGGGGCCATTATCGAGGCTGACGGTGCGGCATGGGCCTATGGCCGAGGAGCAAGAGCTGCTGGTGGTTGGTCGCGTGGTGGCCGCCCAAGGGCTGCGGGGCGAACTGCGCGTGAATCCCCTCAGCGACTTCCCCGAACGCTTCACCCGCCCCGGTGTCCGCTGGC contains these protein-coding regions:
- a CDS encoding NAD(P)H dehydrogenase subunit NdhS; amino-acid sequence: MADSLPILPGSTVVVRDATSIYNGYQGFVQRISGRNAAVLFEGGNWDKLVTMPLKILEQA